Proteins encoded in a region of the Zea mays cultivar B73 chromosome 4, Zm-B73-REFERENCE-NAM-5.0, whole genome shotgun sequence genome:
- the LOC103652724 gene encoding indolin-2-one monooxygenase, with product MALGAAYHHYLQLAGDHGTATHALLLGVLIFLVIRLVSARRTGTTSANKRKQQQRLPLPPSPPGKLPIIGHLHLIGAETHISIRDLDAKHGRNGLLLLRIGAVPTLFVSSPSAADAVLRTQDHIFASRPPSMAAEIIRYGPSDVAFVPYGEYWRQGRKLLTTHMLSTKKVQSFRHGRQEEVRLVMDKIRAAATAAPPAAVDLSDLLSGYTNDVVCRAVLGASHRNQGRNRLFSELTEINVSLLGGFNLEDYFPPNMAMADVLLRLVSVKARRLNQRWNDVFDELIQEHVQSRPSGESEESEADFIHVLLSIQQEYGLTTDNLKAILVDMFEAGIETSYLTLEYGMAELINNRHVMEKLQTEVRTTMRSPDGKKLDMLAEEDLGSMPYLKATIKETLRLHPPAPFLLPHYSTADSEIDGYFVPAGTRVLVNAWALGRDRTTWEKPEEFMPERFVQEPGAVDVHMKGKDLRFIPFGSGRRICPGMNFGFATMEIMLANLMYHFDWEVPGSAAGVSMDESFGLTLRRKEKLLLVPRIAS from the exons ATGGCCCTTGGAGCTGCGTACCATCACTACCTGCAGCTCGCCGGCGACCATGGCACCGCCACACACGCACTGCTCCTCGGCGTACTTATCTTCCTCGTCATCCGCCTAGTATCCGCAAGGCGAACCGGCACAACCTCAGCCAACAAACGTAAGCAGCAACAGCGGCTTCCGCTCCCGCCTTCGCCCCCGGGCAAGCTGCCCATCATCGGCCACCTCCACCTCATCGGCGCCGAGACCCACATCTCGATCCGGGACCTGGACGCCAAGCACGGGCGCAACGGCCTGCTGCTCCTCCGCATCGGCGCCGTGCCCACCCTGTTCGTGTCCTCGCCCAGCGCCGCCGACGCCGTCCTGCGCACCCAGGACCACATCTTCGCGTCGCGGCCGCCGTCCATGGCCGCCGAGATCATCCGCTACGGGCCCTCGGACGTCGCGTTCGTGCCCTACGGCGAGTACTGGCGGCAGGGCAGGAAACTCCTCACCACGCACATGCTCAGCACCAAGAAGGTGCAGTCCTTCCGCCATGGCCGACAGGAAGAG GTGCGGCTCGTCATGGACAAGATCCGCGCGGCTGCcaccgccgcgccgccggcggCGGTGGACCTGAGCGATCTCCTGTCCGGGTACACCAACGACGTGGTGTGCCGCGCGGTGCTGGGCGCGTCGCACCGGAACCAAGGCCGGAACAGGCTGTTCAGCGAGCTGACAGAGATCAACGTGTCCCTCCTCGGCGGGTTCAACCTCGAGGACTACTTCCCCCCGAATATGGCCATGGCGGACGTGCTCCTCCGGCTGGTGTCCGTCAAGGCCCGGCGGCTCAACCAGAGGTGGAACGACGTGTTCGACGAGCTCATCCAGGAACACGTGCAGAGCAGGCCCTCCGGCGAGAGCGAGGAGAGCGAGGCGGACTTCATACACGTTCTGCTCTCCATACAGCAAGAGTACGGCCTCACTACGGACAATCTCAAGgccatcttggtg GACATGTTCGAGGCAGGTATAGAGACATCTTACCTGACGCTAGAGTACGGCATGGCCGAGCTCATCAACAACAGGCACGTCATGGAGAAGCTACAGACGGAGGTGAGGACGACGATGCGCTCGCCGGACGGCAAGAAGCTGGACATGCTAGCGGAGGAGGACCTCGGCAGCATGCCCTACCTCAAGGCGACCATCAAGGAGACGCTGCGCCTGCACCCGCCGGCGCCGTTCCTCCTCCCGCACTACTCCACCGCCGACTCCGAGATCGACGGCTACTTCGTCCCAGCCGGGACGCGCGTCCTCGTCAACGCCTGGGCGCTCGGGAGGGACCGCACGACGTGGGAGAAGCCGGAGGAGTTCATGCCGGAGCGGTTCGTGCAGGAACCGGGCGCCGTGGACGTCCACATGAAGGGCAAGGACCTCAGGTTCATCCCGTTCGGCTCCGGCCGGAGGATCTGCCCCGGGATGAACTTCGGATTCGCGACCATGGAGATCATGCTGGCCAATCTCATGTACCATTTTGATTGGGAGGTTCCGGGCTCTGCAGCAGGGGTGTCCATGGACGAGTCCTTTGGGCTGACGCTTCGCCGGAAGGAGAAGCTTCTCCTTGTTCCAAGGATTGCTTCCTGA
- the LOC109945987 gene encoding glutathione S-transferase T3-like, whose amino-acid sequence MCVVQTMCYNVSSHLVLYLFCLASFNYNSSINCHDSRRMENYNYGQPSQAPGDYVPCTYTEGIDLTEIDDEGNMNFAFTKSMNMEDSQHSTPTATDPKLKKVTTWRLGNYTQAEDEILVSAYVNVSKDPAIGTNQSGKAYWRRISDYYNEHKKTANARTQHSLEHRWSDIQRDTTKFCAAYDKVIRLKQSGKSEDDQVKDALQMFEGMHKKQFRFMHCWYMLRREVKWTT is encoded by the exons ATGTGTGTTGTTCAGACTATGTGTTATAATGTATCCAGTCATTTGGTATTATATTTATTTTGTCTTGCTTCCTTCAATTACAATTCTTCTATAAATTGCCATGACAGCCGAAGAATGGAGAACTACAACTACGGCCAACCTTCACAAGCCCCTGGAGACTATGTGCCATGCACATACACAGAAGGCATAGATTTAACAGAAATCGATGACGAAGGCAACATGAACTTTGCCTTTACTAAGAGCATGAACATGGAAGACAGCCAGCACTCAACTCCAACTGCAACTGACCCTAAGCTCAAGAAAGTAACAACTTGGAGGCTTGGAAACtacactcaggccgaggatgagATACTGGTATCTGCCTACGTGAACGTGTCCAAAGATCCTGCAATTGGAACGAATCAGTCAGGAAAGGCTTATTGGCGTCGCATCAGCGACTACTACAATGAACACAAGAAGACAGCTAATGCTAGGACACAGCACTCCTTGGAGCACAGGTGGAGCGACATTCAAAGGGACACTACGAAGTTTTGTGCTGCGTACGACAAAGTGATAAGGTTGAAGCAAAGTGGCAAAAGCGAAGACGACCAG GTAAAAGATGCACTACAGATGTTTGAAGGCATGCACAAGAAACAGTTTAGGTTTATGCATTGTTGGTACATGCTTCGCCGAGAGGTCAAATGGACGACCTGA